A window of the Rhodoluna limnophila genome harbors these coding sequences:
- a CDS encoding CTP synthase, with amino-acid sequence MVEAMDSGITRHIFVTGGVASSLGKGLTASSLGNLLRARGLKVVMQKLDPYLNVDPGTMNPFQHGEVFVTDDGAETDLDIGHYERFLDINLGQSANVTTGQIYSTVIARERRGEYLGDTVQVIPHITDEIKRRMRLQAHDVPAPDVIITEIGGTVGDIESHPFIEAARQIRHDVGRDNVFYVHVSLVPYLAASGELKTKPTQHSVATLRSIGIQPDAVVCRSDRPLPASIKNKIALMCDIDVQAVVNAADASSIYDVPTVINDEGLDSYIIERLGLQGKAGDVDWSRWQGVLDAVHHPQHEVNIGLVGKYIDLPDAYLSVTEALRAGGFANMAKVNIKWIASDSCETEEGAKAALSSLDAICVPGGFGVRGIEGKLGALKFARENQIPTLGLCLGLQCMVIEYARNVVGLEGASSTEFDPEAKYPVIATMAEQVDILASGDLGGTMRLGLYTAKLKPGSIVSEVYGTDSVEERHRHRYEVNNHYRPQISEAGLVFSGTSPDDNLVEFVELPREVHPYYVATQAHPEFRSRPTNAHPLFKGLVLAAIARKESNQLFEVNDA; translated from the coding sequence ATGGTAGAAGCTATGGATTCCGGTATTACACGTCACATTTTCGTCACCGGAGGTGTTGCATCTTCACTCGGTAAAGGCCTAACCGCCTCGAGTCTAGGCAACCTGCTTCGTGCCCGCGGCCTTAAGGTCGTAATGCAAAAGCTGGACCCATACCTAAATGTTGATCCAGGTACCATGAACCCTTTTCAGCACGGTGAAGTTTTTGTCACCGATGACGGCGCTGAAACCGATCTAGACATCGGTCACTATGAGCGCTTCCTAGACATCAATCTTGGTCAATCTGCCAACGTAACCACCGGCCAAATCTACTCAACTGTGATTGCGCGAGAGCGCCGCGGCGAGTACCTCGGTGATACCGTTCAGGTAATTCCGCACATCACCGACGAGATTAAGCGCCGCATGCGCCTTCAGGCTCACGATGTACCAGCGCCGGATGTAATCATCACCGAAATCGGTGGAACCGTGGGCGACATCGAATCTCACCCATTTATCGAGGCTGCGCGACAGATTCGCCACGATGTCGGCCGCGACAATGTCTTTTACGTTCACGTTTCTTTGGTGCCGTACTTGGCAGCATCCGGAGAACTAAAGACCAAGCCGACTCAACACTCTGTTGCCACGCTCAGGTCTATCGGAATTCAGCCAGACGCAGTTGTTTGTCGTTCCGACCGCCCGCTACCGGCCTCGATCAAGAACAAAATTGCGCTGATGTGCGACATCGATGTTCAGGCAGTGGTTAACGCTGCCGATGCGTCGAGCATCTACGACGTGCCGACCGTCATCAACGACGAAGGACTGGACAGCTACATCATTGAGCGCCTTGGCCTACAGGGTAAAGCTGGAGATGTTGATTGGAGTCGCTGGCAGGGCGTTCTGGACGCAGTTCACCACCCGCAGCACGAAGTAAACATTGGTTTGGTGGGCAAGTACATTGATCTTCCTGATGCCTATCTATCAGTGACCGAGGCCCTGCGCGCCGGTGGTTTTGCCAACATGGCCAAGGTGAACATCAAGTGGATTGCTTCAGACTCATGCGAGACCGAAGAGGGTGCCAAGGCTGCGCTCTCAAGCCTTGACGCGATCTGTGTCCCTGGTGGATTTGGTGTTCGAGGTATTGAGGGCAAGTTAGGTGCTTTGAAGTTTGCTCGTGAAAACCAGATTCCGACCCTAGGTCTGTGTTTGGGGCTCCAGTGCATGGTTATCGAATATGCACGCAATGTGGTTGGGCTCGAAGGAGCATCATCTACAGAGTTTGATCCAGAAGCCAAGTATCCAGTTATCGCAACTATGGCTGAGCAGGTAGACATTCTTGCCTCAGGTGATCTTGGTGGCACAATGCGTTTGGGTCTTTACACCGCAAAGCTGAAGCCTGGCTCGATTGTCTCAGAGGTTTACGGCACCGATTCAGTTGAAGAACGTCACCGCCACCGCTACGAGGTAAACAATCACTACCGCCCTCAGATCTCTGAGGCTGGCCTAGTGTTCTCGGGCACTTCACCTGACGATAACCTCGTCGAGTTCGTAGAGTTGCCTCGCGAAGTTCACCCGTACTACGTTGCAACACAGGCACACCCAGAATTCCGATCACGTCCTACCAATGCTCACCCGCTATTCAAGGGTCTGGTGCTCGCAGCAATTGCCCGCAAGGAGTCAAACCAGCTCTTTGAGGTAAACGATGCCTAA
- a CDS encoding NUDIX domain-containing protein, whose protein sequence is MPKDQPVEFGVTKREVVFSGKIWDVVRETFDYQGEPLVREFVAHTGAVAILALNENREVLMIRQYRHPVRAYLWEIPAGLLDVPGESSLEAAKRELLEETGFIASTWQELTAFHTTPGGNDETITIFLAENLRLQGHDLDLEGEERDMQLEWVPLQQALTSALAAEIKNPSAVVGILALAHKLGISASD, encoded by the coding sequence ATGCCTAAAGATCAACCCGTCGAGTTTGGGGTAACCAAACGCGAGGTTGTTTTTTCTGGAAAAATCTGGGACGTTGTGCGTGAGACGTTTGACTACCAGGGCGAACCACTCGTTCGTGAGTTTGTAGCCCACACTGGGGCCGTGGCTATTTTGGCCTTGAATGAGAATCGTGAAGTACTCATGATTCGTCAGTATCGGCACCCAGTCAGGGCCTACCTTTGGGAAATTCCGGCGGGTCTTTTGGATGTTCCCGGCGAATCGAGTCTCGAGGCCGCCAAGCGGGAACTGTTGGAAGAGACTGGGTTCATCGCCTCCACCTGGCAAGAGTTAACGGCGTTCCACACAACTCCTGGCGGCAACGACGAAACCATCACTATTTTCTTGGCCGAGAATCTTCGTCTCCAAGGGCATGACCTCGATCTTGAAGGTGAAGAGCGAGACATGCAGCTGGAATGGGTTCCTTTACAACAGGCCTTGACGAGTGCTCTTGCTGCAGAAATCAAGAACCCGAGTGCAGTTGTTGGCATCCTTGCCCTCGCTCACAAGTTGGGCATCTCAGCTAGTGACTAA